A genomic stretch from Nerophis ophidion isolate RoL-2023_Sa linkage group LG14, RoL_Noph_v1.0, whole genome shotgun sequence includes:
- the cdyl gene encoding chromodomain Y-like protein isoform X1, with protein MATEDFYEVEKIVDKRKSKKGRVEYLVRWRGYGSEGDTWEPESHLSTCMVYVHEFNRQQVQRQRNTTLLRSTRSYLCGSASRPHCGPPPDPSQPLTTGPNQTSEGRSSTLLNNLSHSSVSPMSAHLVGPTRRSLDFFKSGIKILVPKSPMNSHLDSEDSPSEAAHSLDVGARDAHTVAPEVALQQPTGFQLGPGEERARMGIRSRCPNTQATPRLPITPGAMCSLSGTGASGMMEALTAGRMSGPQSSVTVVTGATAKRRLEERCAFDKRLRFSVRQTESAYRYRDIVVKKQDGFTHIMLSTKSSENNALNPEVMKEIQSAMATAASDDSKLVLLGAIGSVFCCGLDFLRFIKCLTEDRKKESIKMAEIIRTFVNTFIQFRKPIVAAVNGPAVGLGAAILPLCDVVWANEKAWFQTPYTSYGQTPDACSSFTFPRIMGPPSANELLLSGRKLTAQEACSKGLVSQVLWTGTFAQEVMLRIKELVAVDSLVLRESKALVRNTSRSALEQTNERECEALKRIWGSSQGTDAILKHLQKKSELY; from the exons ATGGCGACGGAAGACTTTTACGag GTGGAGAAGATCGTGGATAAGAGGAAGAGCAAAAAGGGGAGGGTGGAGTACCTGGTCAGGTGGAGAGGTTATGGCTCTGAGGGTGACACCTGGGAACCTGAGAGTCACCTGTCCACATGCATGGTGTACGTGCACGAATTTAATCGCCAGCAGGTACAGCGTCAGAGAAACACCACCTTGTTGCGCTCCACCCGCAGCTATCTTTGTGGCTCGGCCTCCAGACCCCACTGCGGCCCACCCCCAGACCCCAGCCAACCTCTGACCACGGGCCCGAATCAAACCTCAGAGGGTCGATCCTCCACTTTACTAAACAACCTGTCACACTCGTCGGTGAGTCCGATGTCAGCACATCTGGTCGGTCCCACCCGGCGCAGCCTGGACTTCTTCAAAAGCGGGATTAAGATCCTGGTCCCCAAGAGTCCCATGAATAGCCACTTGGACTCCGAGGACTCCCCCAGTGAGGCGGCACACAGTCTGGACGTTGGAGCCCGCGACGCCCATACTGTCGCGCCAGAGGTCGCCCTCCAGCAACCCACCGGGTTCCAGCTAGGCCCGGGGGAGGAGCGTGCTCGCATGGGGATCAGGTCACGCTGCCCAAACACCCAGGCCACGCCACGTTTGCCCATCACGCCTGGCGCCATGTGCTCCCTGAGTGGGACAG GCGCCTCGGGAATGATGGAGGCCCTTACTGCTGGCAGGATGTCTGGGCCGCAGAGCTCGGTTACCGTGGTGACGGGCGCAACAGCAAAGCGCCGTCTGGAGGAGCGCTGCGCTTTTGACAAGCGTTTGCGCTTCAGTGTGCGGCAGACCGAGAGTGCCTACCGCTACCGCGACATCGTGGTGAAGAAGCAAGACGGCTTCACGCACATCATGTTGTCCACCAAGAGCTCGGAGAACAACGCCCTCAACCCTGAG GTGATGAAGGAGATCCAGAGCGCAATGGCAACGGCGGCATCGGACGACAGCAAGCTGGTGTTGTTGGGCGCCATCGGGAGCGTCTTCTGCTGCGGCCTCGACTTCCTGCGCTTCATCAAATGTTTGACGGAAGACAGGAAGAAGGAGAGCATCAAAATGGCTGAAATCATCAG GACATTCGTCAACACTTTTATCCAGTTCAGGAAGCCCATCGTAGCTGCCGTTAACGGGCCGGCTGTCGGCCTGGGTGCTGCCATTTTGCCACTCTGTGACGTGGTCTGGGCCAACGAGAAGGCCTGGTTCCAGACGCCGTACACGTCTTACGGACAGACCCCCGACGCCTGCTCCTCCTTCACCTTCCCCCGCATCATGGGCCCGCCCTCG GCTAACGAGCTGCTTCTAAGTGGCAGGAAGTTGACGGCTCAGGAGGCGTGTTCTAAAGGATTGGTGTCGCAGGTTCTGTGGACGGGAACCTtcgcacaggaagtgatgttgaGAATCAAAGAGCTGGTAGCAGTCGACTCTCTT GTTTTGCGTGAGTCCAAAGCCCTGGTGAGGAACACCAGCCGCAGTGCGCTTGAGCAAACCAACGAGCGCGAGTGCGAGGCCTTGAAGAGAATTTGGGGCTCGTCGCAGGGAACCGACGCCATCTTAAagcacctgcagaaaaagtcggAGCTCTACTAG
- the cdyl gene encoding chromodomain Y-like protein isoform X2 → MVEKIVDKRKSKKGRVEYLVRWRGYGSEGDTWEPESHLSTCMVYVHEFNRQQVQRQRNTTLLRSTRSYLCGSASRPHCGPPPDPSQPLTTGPNQTSEGRSSTLLNNLSHSSVSPMSAHLVGPTRRSLDFFKSGIKILVPKSPMNSHLDSEDSPSEAAHSLDVGARDAHTVAPEVALQQPTGFQLGPGEERARMGIRSRCPNTQATPRLPITPGAMCSLSGTGASGMMEALTAGRMSGPQSSVTVVTGATAKRRLEERCAFDKRLRFSVRQTESAYRYRDIVVKKQDGFTHIMLSTKSSENNALNPEVMKEIQSAMATAASDDSKLVLLGAIGSVFCCGLDFLRFIKCLTEDRKKESIKMAEIIRTFVNTFIQFRKPIVAAVNGPAVGLGAAILPLCDVVWANEKAWFQTPYTSYGQTPDACSSFTFPRIMGPPSANELLLSGRKLTAQEACSKGLVSQVLWTGTFAQEVMLRIKELVAVDSLVLRESKALVRNTSRSALEQTNERECEALKRIWGSSQGTDAILKHLQKKSELY, encoded by the exons ATG GTGGAGAAGATCGTGGATAAGAGGAAGAGCAAAAAGGGGAGGGTGGAGTACCTGGTCAGGTGGAGAGGTTATGGCTCTGAGGGTGACACCTGGGAACCTGAGAGTCACCTGTCCACATGCATGGTGTACGTGCACGAATTTAATCGCCAGCAGGTACAGCGTCAGAGAAACACCACCTTGTTGCGCTCCACCCGCAGCTATCTTTGTGGCTCGGCCTCCAGACCCCACTGCGGCCCACCCCCAGACCCCAGCCAACCTCTGACCACGGGCCCGAATCAAACCTCAGAGGGTCGATCCTCCACTTTACTAAACAACCTGTCACACTCGTCGGTGAGTCCGATGTCAGCACATCTGGTCGGTCCCACCCGGCGCAGCCTGGACTTCTTCAAAAGCGGGATTAAGATCCTGGTCCCCAAGAGTCCCATGAATAGCCACTTGGACTCCGAGGACTCCCCCAGTGAGGCGGCACACAGTCTGGACGTTGGAGCCCGCGACGCCCATACTGTCGCGCCAGAGGTCGCCCTCCAGCAACCCACCGGGTTCCAGCTAGGCCCGGGGGAGGAGCGTGCTCGCATGGGGATCAGGTCACGCTGCCCAAACACCCAGGCCACGCCACGTTTGCCCATCACGCCTGGCGCCATGTGCTCCCTGAGTGGGACAG GCGCCTCGGGAATGATGGAGGCCCTTACTGCTGGCAGGATGTCTGGGCCGCAGAGCTCGGTTACCGTGGTGACGGGCGCAACAGCAAAGCGCCGTCTGGAGGAGCGCTGCGCTTTTGACAAGCGTTTGCGCTTCAGTGTGCGGCAGACCGAGAGTGCCTACCGCTACCGCGACATCGTGGTGAAGAAGCAAGACGGCTTCACGCACATCATGTTGTCCACCAAGAGCTCGGAGAACAACGCCCTCAACCCTGAG GTGATGAAGGAGATCCAGAGCGCAATGGCAACGGCGGCATCGGACGACAGCAAGCTGGTGTTGTTGGGCGCCATCGGGAGCGTCTTCTGCTGCGGCCTCGACTTCCTGCGCTTCATCAAATGTTTGACGGAAGACAGGAAGAAGGAGAGCATCAAAATGGCTGAAATCATCAG GACATTCGTCAACACTTTTATCCAGTTCAGGAAGCCCATCGTAGCTGCCGTTAACGGGCCGGCTGTCGGCCTGGGTGCTGCCATTTTGCCACTCTGTGACGTGGTCTGGGCCAACGAGAAGGCCTGGTTCCAGACGCCGTACACGTCTTACGGACAGACCCCCGACGCCTGCTCCTCCTTCACCTTCCCCCGCATCATGGGCCCGCCCTCG GCTAACGAGCTGCTTCTAAGTGGCAGGAAGTTGACGGCTCAGGAGGCGTGTTCTAAAGGATTGGTGTCGCAGGTTCTGTGGACGGGAACCTtcgcacaggaagtgatgttgaGAATCAAAGAGCTGGTAGCAGTCGACTCTCTT GTTTTGCGTGAGTCCAAAGCCCTGGTGAGGAACACCAGCCGCAGTGCGCTTGAGCAAACCAACGAGCGCGAGTGCGAGGCCTTGAAGAGAATTTGGGGCTCGTCGCAGGGAACCGACGCCATCTTAAagcacctgcagaaaaagtcggAGCTCTACTAG
- the si:dkey-154p10.3 gene encoding zinc finger protein 865 isoform X2: MSPYRVKGHDIQHTSHTEPAAGGDVTNSSWKQRYRDVSPVTLQLSGGAVRASLYCDMIDGLSGLAESFLVEIYRCKLCQFTCDLKTTISSHLLLRHHPPSLTSLACMDRAEEAGLRQAALVFPLDLAEAKQSEDDEDFLLYNMLDNMSPPTCDVISTEGGLQVSRLFEDDESIFSLKRTPEELPGPTDTPATQEEMAQSAHLKTLGLCRITAARTPLPPVSVKLHLADNSDQLTRMDTRKDAKRRRLSCPVCLVKLPSRRLMDAHNKCHKSSSGTVCCKPTPNRLVELRPDWRKRRRRKEEKIEEDCSKDENADKSQLLIRSADSRKKKKTHPDSHLSATSKDDDEKDEEEESSSGFICSLCHRKFSSKVTLQRHLGVHSGDKPFSCPHCSYRSRLKESLLQHIRTHTELTA, from the exons ATGTCCCCCTACAGGGTCAAAGGGCACGACATCCAGCACACGTCACATACGGAACCTGCGGCCGGCGGTGACGTCACAAATTCAAGCTGGAAGCAACGTTACCGTGACGTCAGTCCCGTAACGTTACAGCTGAGCGGCGGCGCTGTTAGAGCCAGTCTGTACTGTGACATGATTGATGGCCTCAGCGGCCTGGCAGAATCCTTCCTGGTGGAGATTTACCGCTGTAAGCTTTGCCAGTTCACCTGCGACCTGAAGACCACCATCAGCAGCCACCTGCTGCTCAGGCACCACCCCCCTTCCCTCACTTCGCTCGCCTGCATGGACCGGGCCGAAGAGGCGGGGCTTCGGCAGGCGGCGTTGGTCTTCCCGCTGGACCTGGCAGAGGCCAAACAAAGTGAGGACGATGAGGACTTCCTGCTCTACAACATGCTGGACAACATGAGCCCGCCCACCTGTGACGTCATCAGCACTGAGGGAGGGCTGCAG GTCAGCCGTCTGTTTGAGGATGACGAGTCCATCTTCTCTCTAAAAAGGACGCCTGAGGAACTACCCGGTCCCACTGACACCCCCGCCACTCAGGAAGAAATGGCGCAGTCCGCCCACCTGAAGACGCTCGGACTCTGCCGCATCACCGCCGCCCGTACGCCTTTGCCGCCCGTTTCTGTCAAACTGCATCTGGCTGATAACTCGGACCAACTGACGCGCATGGACACCCGGAAAGACGCCAAAAGACGGCGTCTGTCGTGTCCCGTGTGTCTGGTGAAGCTGCCGTCCAGGCGGCTGATGGACGCGCATAACAAGTGTCACAAGTCATCAAGTGGCACCGTCTGCTGCAAACCGACACCTAATAGGTTGGTGGAACTAAGGCCTGATTGGAGGAAGCGCCGCAGGAGGAAGGAGGAGAAAATAGAAGAGGACTGTTCAAAAGACGAGAACGCAG ATAAAAGTCAACTGTTGATTCGATCAGCTGACAGcaggaaaaagaagaagacgCACCCAGACAG CCACTTGTCAGCGACATCGAAAGATGACGACGaaaaagacgaagaagaagagTCATCGTCTGGTTTCATCTGCTCGCTTTGTCACAG GAAGTTCTCTAGCAAAGTGACACTGCAGCGCCACCTGGGGGTCCACAGTGGAGACAAACCTTTCTCATGTCCTCACTGTTCTTATAGGAGCCGACTGAAGGAGTCTCTTCTGCAACACATCAGGACACACACAg AACTCACAGCTTAG
- the si:dkey-154p10.3 gene encoding oocyte zinc finger protein XlCOF7.1 isoform X1: protein MSPYRVKGHDIQHTSHTEPAAGGDVTNSSWKQRYRDVSPVTLQLSGGAVRASLYCDMIDGLSGLAESFLVEIYRCKLCQFTCDLKTTISSHLLLRHHPPSLTSLACMDRAEEAGLRQAALVFPLDLAEAKQSEDDEDFLLYNMLDNMSPPTCDVISTEGGLQVSRLFEDDESIFSLKRTPEELPGPTDTPATQEEMAQSAHLKTLGLCRITAARTPLPPVSVKLHLADNSDQLTRMDTRKDAKRRRLSCPVCLVKLPSRRLMDAHNKCHKSSSGTVCCKPTPNRLVELRPDWRKRRRRKEEKIEEDCSKDENADKSQLLIRSADSRKKKKTHPDSHLSATSKDDDEKDEEEESSSGFICSLCHRKFSSKVTLQRHLGVHSGDKPFSCPHCSYRSRLKESLLQHIRTHTGEKPFKCVECSYASIDRSSLLRHSRTHSLEKPYKCQHCDYRSIQKKSLDLHARRHHTGETFPCQQCEYSSPDRQLLLRHTRRRHAPSQRKSSNLF, encoded by the exons ATGTCCCCCTACAGGGTCAAAGGGCACGACATCCAGCACACGTCACATACGGAACCTGCGGCCGGCGGTGACGTCACAAATTCAAGCTGGAAGCAACGTTACCGTGACGTCAGTCCCGTAACGTTACAGCTGAGCGGCGGCGCTGTTAGAGCCAGTCTGTACTGTGACATGATTGATGGCCTCAGCGGCCTGGCAGAATCCTTCCTGGTGGAGATTTACCGCTGTAAGCTTTGCCAGTTCACCTGCGACCTGAAGACCACCATCAGCAGCCACCTGCTGCTCAGGCACCACCCCCCTTCCCTCACTTCGCTCGCCTGCATGGACCGGGCCGAAGAGGCGGGGCTTCGGCAGGCGGCGTTGGTCTTCCCGCTGGACCTGGCAGAGGCCAAACAAAGTGAGGACGATGAGGACTTCCTGCTCTACAACATGCTGGACAACATGAGCCCGCCCACCTGTGACGTCATCAGCACTGAGGGAGGGCTGCAG GTCAGCCGTCTGTTTGAGGATGACGAGTCCATCTTCTCTCTAAAAAGGACGCCTGAGGAACTACCCGGTCCCACTGACACCCCCGCCACTCAGGAAGAAATGGCGCAGTCCGCCCACCTGAAGACGCTCGGACTCTGCCGCATCACCGCCGCCCGTACGCCTTTGCCGCCCGTTTCTGTCAAACTGCATCTGGCTGATAACTCGGACCAACTGACGCGCATGGACACCCGGAAAGACGCCAAAAGACGGCGTCTGTCGTGTCCCGTGTGTCTGGTGAAGCTGCCGTCCAGGCGGCTGATGGACGCGCATAACAAGTGTCACAAGTCATCAAGTGGCACCGTCTGCTGCAAACCGACACCTAATAGGTTGGTGGAACTAAGGCCTGATTGGAGGAAGCGCCGCAGGAGGAAGGAGGAGAAAATAGAAGAGGACTGTTCAAAAGACGAGAACGCAG ATAAAAGTCAACTGTTGATTCGATCAGCTGACAGcaggaaaaagaagaagacgCACCCAGACAG CCACTTGTCAGCGACATCGAAAGATGACGACGaaaaagacgaagaagaagagTCATCGTCTGGTTTCATCTGCTCGCTTTGTCACAG GAAGTTCTCTAGCAAAGTGACACTGCAGCGCCACCTGGGGGTCCACAGTGGAGACAAACCTTTCTCATGTCCTCACTGTTCTTATAGGAGCCGACTGAAGGAGTCTCTTCTGCAACACATCAGGACACACACAg GTGAGAAGCCGTTCAAGTGTGTTGAGTGTTCGTATGCGTCCATTGATCGCAGTTCTCTGCTGCGACACTCCAGAACTCACAGCTTAGAGAAACCTTACAAGTGTCAACACTGTGACTACCGCAG TATCCAGAAGAAAAGTTTGGATCTTCACGCCCGGCGCCATCACACCGGAGAGACGTTTCCATGTCAACAGTGTGAGTATTCCAGTCCTGACCGCCAGCTGCTTCTGCGACACACACGCAGACGCCACGCCCCCTCCCAGAGAAAGTCGTCCAATCTGTTTTGA